DNA sequence from the Glycine soja cultivar W05 chromosome 18, ASM419377v2, whole genome shotgun sequence genome:
GATTAGAAGCATCGGTGTCACATATTCTAATCATGCTATATATAGGATCCATGAAAGAAAGGATGTAATCAACTTTATCCCACCATATATCATTCAAAATCAACTCTTTTACATGTGCAACTTTTCTGACATCATCTTCTCTATAACTATTCCATTGATCACTAATGACCATATTTTGCAAACAAcgtttcaaaaattttaatctttttaacatGACTATCATAGAGGCAAAACGAGTTTCAGCAATTGAAAGCAATTtaagagaagaaaactcattaaaAATTGCTAATCTCATTGAATGAGTCATGATGAAAACCTTGATAAAAGAAGCATCGCCAATTACTTCAGCAATCCACCCACATTCATTGAAGACATTTTCATCACCATCAACATTCTTTGCAGCACAAACGTTTTTCACTCCAAGATTCAAAGTATGAACCACACAAGGGGTccaaaaaatatgaagaaattCAGCTTCTATCAATAACCCAGCTGCCTTACAAACATGATCATTATCAGTTATGACTTGGACTACATTTTGTAGCCCTACCTCCTTGATTACATCCTTTAATAAGTCAAACATGTAATGTTTGTCCTTGTACTCCTTGGACCTATCAATGGCCTTTAAAAACATAGGTCCTTCTTCAGATATAGCCATGAAGTTTATCAAAGGTCTTCTTTGAGCATCTGTCCAACCATCTGCAACCAATGTAACTCCTTTTAAACTCCACATAGATTTGATAGGTTGAAGCAACCTTTCAATATGAGACCTCTCTTGCTGTAAAAGACTAGTTCTCAATGCGTTATAACTAGGAGGAAGAAACCCACTTAGATTACAGTTAGTAGCAAATGAACAAGAACTAACAAAATGTGGATTTCTAGCAAGATGGAATGACAAGCCGGCAGAATAAAACATCCTTGCTATCTCTGCTCTAAGATGATTCCTATCCTCAATATTAAATGCACTCTCTATACtgcttgattttcttctttttggtgGTAATGTTGGTGGTGTCGGAGTCCTTTTGTTAGTAGGTAAAGGAAAATTCTTAGACTTTAATCTGTTTTCAGTCTCTTCACAAACCCTCCTCAAATCAACCAAATATGCATTAGTAACTTTCGGACAAGTAGCAATTCCACTACCACAAATTCTGAGCAAATGTGTTTTAACCCTAGAGTATGAACTTTTGACAACTTTTTCACAAAAATTACAACTCCACAGCCTATTACCACCCCCATCTCCTATCTTTTCCTTTATTGTAACAAATGACCACAGTGGAGCATGATCATCTTGATATTCCGAAGATGCAAACATTTCTGATACGAGAAATCTTTCACAACACAACAAACACACCCACAAACAAGAAACAACATTGATGGGAACCAATGATGACGAGAATCGAAGGCAACAAGAGTGCTTGCAGAACTGCCAATGAAGAAAGTTGTTGAAGAAGAACCCGTTGTCGAGAAGAAGGCGCCGTTGAAGATGGCTTGTAAAACCATCAACGAGGAGGAAGAACCACGTCAACGCGGAAGAGAATCACTTTGCAGCTTTGTTTTCAGTTGTCACGTAGTgtggagaagaaaagaaaatggattTGAGCTTCGTAAGCgtggagaagaagagaagcaAATGGGTTTTGTTGCAGTGTTGATAACTCTTCTTACTGTTATCCAGACTTTTTATGTAGTCCTCAACTATCATCGTCCAAATTAAGTCAAGTAGCAGAAACAACATTTGTTTCCTCGTGATTCTCCtgtgtttttgaaatatttaaggGTTTTGTATTTTCTACAAAAGCaaaattgtcttgttttcataataTGATAGTATCATTTTATTGCCTTGTATAATTACtgatgtatatattaatttcaacTTGGTAATGGTATGTATATATTCCAAAGTCTCTAACTCATGTTCTCTAGATCAACTTGACTTGTCCTAACTGAGTTAAATGTGCcctattttaaaaatgagttgTAAACTTTGTACTTAATCCATGACACAATTGGGTTATATAAGTTTTGCCCAATAATAAATCCATTAAATGGTGCTTTACTAATATTTGACTTTCATGAAATCTTTGATTAGTTGAaagatttcattaatttttacattaaaaaaataatgaaatattttattaaactcAAGTAATTCATAAAACAGTACCAAacacaaaaattcaaaagattataACTACTAAGACAATAATATCGATGAtactaaaaaatttcaataccATCTTCacatttctcttaaaattttataaaattattttaaataaaaatgaatatatttaagTTGTATATGCAAGGGTAAGCTGCATACAATGATAATCTTTCGTACCTTAGTAAGGAGCCTTGTAGCATGAGGTatgttattttttcaatatcttaaatatctaaaattgttatattttcataatagttaaaattgctgtaaaaatttgaattattataatatcaCATGATATCGTATATCATGTCTATCTATATTTATACAACTACTTAGTGAGCACTTTTTCACCATTTATtcaacaattattattttattataacctTTTAGTATACAAACACATTTGACACAAGTGACAGCAGTTTGTTACTTGACCAAGTGGTTCAAGATTCAAATTTTGGTTAATCCTTgggtatgaaataaattatattggaATAAGAATATGCATCTTGTGTACCTTTATGATCCCTAATGAAGAGTCATCGTTTCTGACAAGGGTTATTTCGTATCAAtaccatgataaaaaaaaaacttctataaTGGAGCATGCAATTAAAGGTGAAATTGGCCCCAATTAGTGATAATTAAGTCCAATTTCTATTAATACCTTTAGCTGCCCCATTAAAACTCTCATTGAGATCCATAAGTGGCATTCTCTAATGTGTTTGGTAGGAGGGAGATAAGGTGGATGCAATAAACACAGGAGACATTGTGTGGGATCCATACCTCCAATACTCTATTTTAATTCAAGAATCTTCCTCCTATTTTATAGATTTTCTACTTTCATACTCCCTACCAAACAAAAATTCATGTATATGATAAATGGTGTaccacatgcatacactaaaatAATAGAATCCAAAAAAGGATTTCaaacatttatataattttctacAATTGTGAAATTTCCTACAATTTTctacataatttatataatctAATACTATATACATAAAAATTCTTAAACATGATAAACATTACTCAAAATTCATGATATTCACAATCAACAATAAAAAGATATGTGTCTTAAACAAAACAAACTAGTAAATACTAATAAAAGTCAAATGCATGTTTCCTAAAAGCATGATATAATGGGCGATACCACAAAATATATGCTCCAAGAACCCCTCCTATGAAGTAGATAATTGCAAGAAACCATATTTCTACACCTGCAACAAACAAGGTCAAGTTCCAAATGCATGGAATTTGGAAATGCCATATTTGTAATTTGAGCTGTAAAATAACCTAAGAAAATACTTGGTATCTAAAGTCACCTTCACCCTTAATCCAAGCTGCagcaaaattatttaatgttttataaaaaaaattgggagtagaaaagaataaaagattCCAAATTGCTACTTTTTAATATAAGGTGTAAagcttttgacatttttttttgaatcaagAAATTGTATTAATTCAAAAACCAAGATAGGTACAAGGTGATCAAAAGATCCAACCACAAAAAGACTAAACAAAACAACCTAGCACATCAAATTAGCAAtgtgttttctaagtttctttGATGACCAACCCCTATACATAATTGTTTCTATAATATCATCCTTTAGATCTATACTAACATATCTTTGATCTCCAAAAATTTTTGCATTTCTAAAGCTTTTGACATTGATGccaattaaaagataattaagaaaagatccttgaaatagaaagaaaaaattgaaaaataaaagaaagaactGACAATGAATGTGCATGGATGCTGAAAGAATGCCATAATAGGAACCAAATTTTGTATCGATAATCATGCacaccaaattttaaattaattgaacaTTTATATGTAAGTAATCTTTTAaccgatatttttattttaaaaagcatatgatacattaaaaaaagctttttgattAAGTATCAAGTAGTTTTAAAATTGtataacattttatatatttgatatttttaacaatttttaatcaaaccattaaattgataaatttaatgtcCATAAAAAGTTAGTaaatggaatatatatatatatatatatatatatatatatatatatatatatatatatatatatatatatatatatatatatatatatatatataagaatgatTAACAGAATAAGTAGTTTATTTAGTCAGTATATTGTTTTACGCAATACCAACTAACCACTCATCCAATAAATTGTTCCTAAACTGGAAATGTTTTCTCGAAGACTTTTCAAATTGTATTTGTATGAGATAAAAGACAAAGGTCCAATACGGAAATGGCAGTTGTATACTTTGTCTAATTTAACTTTTGTCAAGGTTTTCAATTGGCTTACCGGGCAAGAAATGGCTTTAAATATTCTCACCAAAATAGGTGAAGCCTCACTCTTTGGAACTGCATATGTGCAATCATAAATGGCTGGAACGAATGGCCGAAGGCTTTGTACTACTGTGACAAAACCCTGGAGAAAGATTATCAACTGAAAGGTATCAAACTATTAgctaaaaaacaatcaaaatgtGTAACTTAGAAACTTTGTTAACTATTACACTTTTACAGAAAGAATGAATTGAATTGCTTATTCACTTCTCTATTGATTATAGTAGGAACCTTGCTTATATAGCAGGTTAATAGTAACTACTTGTTGGTTATAAGAAAACAAACTCAACCAACCTTATAACTACCAGGTTACagctttttaaaactttgaattaTTCCTAACATTCCTCCTTAATTCAACGTTGCATTTACACAAACAACTCCAATGGAATCTCTTAAACATCTAAATCTTTCTAGCTTCAAAGCCTTAGTGAGTATGTCTGCAAGCTGAACTTCAGTTCTGCAGTACTTAATCTTCAACTTTTCATTATTGACTTGCTCTCTTAGGAAGTGAAACTTTGTTTCTATGTGTTTACTTCTTCCATGGGAAGCTGGATGCTTTGCTAAATCAATGGCAGATTTATTGTCTACCAACAACTTCACCTTTCCTGATTTTTCCAGCTGCAACTCCTTAATCAGGACATCCAACCACACAGCTTGGCATGCAGCTTCTGAGGCTGCAATATACTCTACTTAACAGGATGATTGTGCTACCACTGGTTCCTTGGTGGAGGACCAAGAGATTGGTGCTCCTccataaaagaaaatgtatCCTGTAGTGTTTTTCCTATCATTTTTATCCCCACACCAATCAAAATCAGAGTATCTAGTCAATTCTGGTCCTATGTCAGCTTCACCTTTAGGAAATAGAATTCCAAAATTGGTTGTCCCTTGAACATACCTCATAATCCTCTTAGCAGCTAGCAAGTGAGACTGCTTTGGTTCTTGCATAAATCTACTGATTAGCCCAACACTGAAGTTTAAATCAGGCCTTGTATTGCATAGGTACCTCAAGCACCCAACTATTTTCCTGTAGTGAGTGGGGTCAACTGGTTCTTCATCAGTTTCCTTCTCTAACACAAGGTCAACCTCTGCTGGTGTTCCTGCTGGATTGCTCTGCTGcatattaaatttcttcaacAGGTCTTGTGTATATTTGGACTGATGCATCACTATACCATATTGAGTCATTCTAAACTCCATTCCAAGGAAATAGGAGAGAAGTCCAAGAtcactcatctcaaattcattcatcatttgatttttgaatgTAGTAATCTCTTCCTCACTGCTTCCAGTAATCAAGAGGTCATCAACATATAGACATACAATCAATGTCTCTGATTTGTTGTCCTGCAGACATCTCACATACAGTCCATGTTCTGAGGTGCATTTCTTGAAGCCAATTGTGACAAAAAGCTATTGATTCTCCTattccaagctcttggagccTGTTTGAGGCCATACAATGCTTTCTTCAGCTTGTACACTTTGTTTTCTGAACCCTTCACTACAAACCCCTGTGGCTGAAGcacataaacttcttcatctAATGGACCATTAAGGAAGGCAGATTTAACATCTAGTTGGTGCAGGGACCAGTTAGCATTAGTTGCAATGGCTACAACAAATCTGACAGTTTCAATCCTAGCCACTGGTGCATAGACTCACCATAATCAATTCCAGCCTTTTGCAGAAAACTTTTTGCTACAAGTCTGGCCTTATGTTTCACCACTTCCCCCTTTGGGTTAACCTTCACTTTATAAACCCATTTTAGTGCTATAGGCTTCTTGTTTGAAGGAGGATCCACCAATTTCCAAGTCTGATTTTTTTCTATAGAGTCAATCTCCTTCTTCATAGCCTTCACCCACATTTTATTAGTCACTGCTTTGTCAAATTCAATAGGTTCAACTTTTGCTATGAGTGCAAAATGGACCAATTCTCCTTCTAAGTTGACCTCTGAATCCTAAAACAGCTCATAGTCCCTCAAAGGTATTGGTAGTTGACTTGTCCTTGATGATTTCCTTACACTAGGAACTTGGTTAGTAGTTGGTGCAGCTGGAGgtgtttcttcttctaataaTATCCTGGACTGACTTTCACTAGAAATTGAATTCCAATTCCAGCTTCTTGTTTCATCACAAATAGCATCCCTACTAATGGAAACTTGACCACTTTCTGGATTATACAGCTTGTAGCCTCCAGTTGAGTGATAACCAATTAGGATATGTGGCATGCCCTtatcatcaagttttcttcTAAGTTGATTAGGAACATGCTTGTAGCATATTGACCCAAAAATCCTCAGGTGTGTAACACTCGGTTTGGCTCCAGTCCATGCTTCCTTTGGTGAAGTATCTATCAATCTCTTAGTGGGAGATCTATTTGATATGTATGCAGCAGTTGATACAGCTTCTCCCCACAAGAAACATGGCAGGTTTTTGCTCTTAAGCATGCATCTCACCATATTCAGCAGTGTTCTATTCCTCCTCTCAGTTGTGCCATTGTGTTGAGGTGTGTAGGGTGGTGTAACCTCATGAATTAGCCCCTCACTTTCACAAAATTCCTTGAACTCTTTTGACACATACTCACCCCCACCATCAGTTCTTAGTACCTTAATCATT
Encoded proteins:
- the LOC114397343 gene encoding uncharacterized protein LOC114397343, which encodes MFASSEYQDDHAPLWSFVTIKEKIGDGGGNRLWSCNFCEKVVKSSYSRVKTHLLRICGSGIATCPKVTNAYLVDLRRVCEETENRLKSKNFPLPTNKRTPTPPTLPPKRRKSSSIESAFNIEDRNHLRAEIARMFYSAGLSFHLARNPHFVSSCSFATNCNLSGFLPPSYNALRTSLLQQERSHIERLLQPIKSMWSLKGVTLVADGWTDAQRRPLINFMAISEEGPMFLKAIDRSKEYKDKHYMFDLLKDVIKEVGLQNVVQVITDNDHVCKAAGLLIEAEFLHIFWTPCVVHTLNLGVKNVCAAKNVDGDENVFNECGWIAEVIGDASFIKVFIMTHSMRLAIFNEFSSLKLLSIAETRFASMIVMLKRLKFLKRCLQNMVISDQWNSYREDDVRKVAHVKELILNDIWWDKVDYILSFMDPIYSMIRICDTDASNLHLVYEMWDSMIEKVKTTIYRHDEVLENEVSSFFEVIHEILNSRWSKSCNPLHCLAHSLNPRYYSDNWLNEVPNRVPSHRDDELSSQRNKCLKKYFPHVNVRTKVYEEFSKFSSCAGDFGSFDSIEDRWALDPKTWWVMHGSSTAILQKLALKLLVQPCSSSCCERNWSTYSFIHSLKRNKMDPKRAEDLVFVHSNLRLLSRKEEGYKKGETRLWDINGDVHDPLDDSAGVLEMADFSLDEPDLEAMLFLDDVSQFVSVTISFVAEEDALNGAYPTEEKSDCLEAVTGDVTNIALDPLFMFVFHLGVNGAAIAHVINLRFS